One Lacticaseibacillus rhamnosus genomic window carries:
- the rimP gene encoding ribosome maturation factor RimP, whose product MSTQSVVETVTALVKPILDDHHFYLTDVEFVKEGGGWYLRVYIDKPGGITLDECVLVSEALSEQLDAINPDPIPQQYFLEVSSPGAERPLKRETDYEQAIGDYIHVSLFKKLDGKKVFEGTLKDLKPDQLTLTVKDKSRKFDQVIDRKLIASARLAIEF is encoded by the coding sequence TTGAGTACGCAATCGGTTGTTGAAACCGTGACCGCTTTGGTTAAACCGATTTTGGACGACCATCATTTTTACCTCACGGATGTCGAATTTGTGAAGGAAGGCGGCGGCTGGTATCTGCGGGTGTATATTGACAAGCCAGGCGGCATTACATTAGATGAATGTGTGCTGGTTAGCGAAGCGTTGTCCGAGCAATTGGACGCTATCAATCCGGATCCCATTCCGCAACAATATTTCCTTGAGGTCTCCAGTCCTGGAGCTGAACGGCCGTTAAAACGCGAGACCGATTATGAACAGGCAATCGGCGACTACATTCATGTCTCGTTATTTAAGAAGCTGGATGGTAAGAAAGTTTTCGAAGGTACTTTGAAAGATTTGAAGCCTGACCAGCTGACATTAACGGTCAAAGATAAAAGCCGCAAGTTCGATCAGGTCATTGACCGAAAATTGATCGCTTCTGCACGGTTGGCGATCGAGTTTTAG
- the rnpM gene encoding RNase P modulator RnpM, translated as MKKRKIPMRKDLLSNTMMPKKELVRIVKNKEDVVAIDPTGKAAGRGAYVALDPDAVKRAKGKKLIDAAFGITIDPAFYDDLFAYVDHQKARQELFGK; from the coding sequence ATGAAAAAGCGTAAGATACCAATGCGCAAGGACTTGCTGAGCAACACGATGATGCCAAAAAAAGAACTTGTCCGAATCGTTAAGAACAAGGAAGATGTGGTCGCAATCGATCCTACCGGTAAAGCTGCAGGACGAGGCGCGTATGTAGCGCTTGATCCTGATGCGGTTAAACGGGCAAAAGGTAAAAAATTGATTGACGCCGCGTTTGGCATTACGATTGATCCGGCCTTTTATGATGACCTTTTTGCTTATGTAGATCATCAAAAGGCACGTCAAGAATTATTCGGCAAGTAA
- a CDS encoding proline--tRNA ligase: MKQSRMFIPTEKEVPSPAEAKSHKMMLRSGFVRQVQAGVYAYLPLAERVLSRIEAIIDDEMTKIDAVKMKMPALLPAELWEESGRYETYGPNLFKLKNRQDRKMILGPTHEETFTDLVRNELKSYKRMPLVLYQIQDKFRDEDRPRYGVLRGREFIMQDAYSFTSNDQDLNTIYRQMEHAYTNIFDRLGLRYRTIIGDGGAMGGKDSKEFSAIASIGEDTIVYSDSSDYAANLEMATSMALPKQGVEAQAELTPVDTKDAKTIAEVAALLKIPEQKLIKAVLFMADGAPVLALVRGDYEINDTKLKNILGADFLEMATPEQVESVMHAEVGNIGPVNVDKDVRIIADNSLSGLTNLVAGANKAHTHLLNVNFERDVNPETFADIRFVKEGEVSPDGQGVLKFTRGIEIGHIFKLGTRYSETMGADFLDENGRSQPIIMGSYGIGVSRLLSAIAEQQADDHGLIWPTTIAPFDIHLIPVNLKREEQKTLTAAIGTMLEDAGYSVLVDDRNERPGVKFADSDLIGIPLRVTVGKKAVDEIVELKLRKTGETIEVKKEELISSIKILMAQLHKQEQAKA; encoded by the coding sequence ATGAAACAATCACGGATGTTTATTCCTACAGAAAAAGAAGTACCCAGTCCAGCAGAGGCGAAGTCACATAAAATGATGTTGCGCTCTGGCTTTGTGCGTCAGGTGCAAGCCGGTGTTTATGCCTATTTACCACTAGCAGAACGCGTCTTGAGTCGAATCGAAGCGATCATTGACGATGAAATGACGAAGATTGATGCGGTTAAGATGAAGATGCCGGCGTTATTGCCAGCCGAGCTCTGGGAAGAATCCGGACGGTATGAAACTTACGGACCCAATTTATTTAAGTTGAAAAATCGTCAGGATCGTAAAATGATCTTGGGCCCTACTCATGAAGAAACCTTTACGGATCTGGTTCGCAATGAATTGAAATCTTACAAGCGGATGCCGTTAGTGTTGTATCAAATCCAGGATAAATTCCGTGATGAAGATCGGCCACGCTATGGTGTTTTACGTGGGCGTGAGTTCATTATGCAGGATGCTTATTCATTTACCAGTAATGATCAGGATCTCAATACCATTTATCGGCAAATGGAACATGCCTACACCAATATTTTTGATCGTCTAGGCCTGCGTTATCGGACGATTATCGGTGATGGCGGCGCGATGGGCGGAAAAGACTCGAAAGAATTTTCCGCTATTGCGTCAATTGGTGAAGATACCATTGTTTATTCCGATAGTTCCGACTATGCCGCTAACTTAGAGATGGCGACAAGCATGGCGCTGCCGAAGCAAGGCGTTGAAGCCCAAGCGGAATTAACCCCGGTGGATACCAAAGATGCAAAAACGATCGCTGAAGTTGCTGCTTTGTTGAAAATTCCGGAACAAAAGTTAATTAAAGCCGTTTTATTTATGGCAGATGGTGCTCCGGTGCTGGCACTGGTGCGTGGTGATTATGAAATCAATGATACCAAGCTTAAGAACATCTTAGGCGCTGACTTCCTCGAAATGGCGACTCCTGAACAGGTTGAATCGGTCATGCACGCAGAAGTCGGTAATATCGGCCCGGTAAACGTCGATAAAGATGTGCGGATTATTGCGGATAATAGTCTGAGCGGCTTGACGAATTTGGTGGCAGGTGCCAATAAAGCGCACACACATTTACTGAACGTGAACTTTGAGCGCGATGTGAATCCGGAAACTTTTGCCGATATTCGTTTTGTTAAGGAAGGCGAAGTGTCACCGGATGGCCAGGGTGTGCTTAAGTTTACGCGCGGGATCGAAATTGGCCATATTTTCAAACTCGGTACCCGTTATTCTGAAACCATGGGCGCAGATTTCCTTGATGAAAATGGCCGTAGTCAGCCGATTATCATGGGATCATATGGTATTGGCGTATCGCGACTGCTTTCGGCAATTGCTGAACAGCAGGCAGACGATCACGGCTTGATTTGGCCGACCACGATCGCTCCTTTTGACATTCATCTGATTCCGGTTAATCTGAAGCGTGAGGAACAAAAGACGCTGACTGCTGCGATTGGCACGATGCTTGAAGATGCCGGCTACAGTGTGCTGGTGGATGACCGTAACGAACGGCCGGGTGTGAAATTTGCCGATTCCGATTTAATCGGGATTCCGTTGCGCGTGACGGTTGGTAAAAAAGCGGTCGATGAGATTGTTGAGCTTAAGTTACGTAAGACTGGCGAAACCATTGAAGTCAAGAAAGAAGAGTTGATCAGTTCGATCAAGATCCTCATGGCCCAGTTGCATAAACAAGAACAGGCAAAAGCATAA
- a CDS encoding phosphatidate cytidylyltransferase, with protein MKQRVITAVVALAIFIPILIAGGGWIDTAGAVLALIALSEVYIMRKRIILSPDFLIASLGILAVVLPNSFFRWLPAFLGRIDLIYIAVALLLCITVTTKNRTTFDDIGVSVLSFFYIGTGFHYLISVRNDAGLDTLMFALLIVWLTDTGAYMIGRKLGRHKLWPAISPNKTIEGSVGGVVLALVTAAIYLMFFPQYYTFWPMMGIALCLSVIGQIGDLIESALKRFYGVKDSGKILPGHGGILDRFDSLLLVLPMLHLFGIV; from the coding sequence ATGAAACAACGGGTCATAACGGCTGTCGTTGCTTTGGCAATTTTTATTCCAATTCTAATTGCCGGTGGCGGTTGGATCGATACAGCCGGAGCAGTCTTAGCGCTAATTGCGTTATCAGAAGTGTATATCATGCGGAAGCGCATCATTCTTTCGCCAGATTTTCTGATTGCATCGCTTGGTATCTTGGCGGTGGTTTTGCCGAATAGCTTTTTCCGTTGGCTGCCTGCCTTTTTAGGGCGGATTGATCTGATTTACATTGCGGTTGCTTTGTTGCTTTGTATAACCGTGACAACCAAGAATCGCACGACGTTTGATGATATTGGTGTATCGGTGTTGTCATTCTTTTATATCGGTACAGGGTTTCATTATTTGATCAGTGTGCGCAACGATGCGGGGCTGGATACGTTGATGTTTGCGCTGCTGATTGTCTGGTTGACGGATACCGGTGCCTATATGATCGGTCGCAAACTTGGCCGCCATAAATTGTGGCCGGCGATCAGCCCGAACAAAACCATCGAAGGCAGTGTCGGTGGGGTTGTACTTGCCTTAGTAACGGCTGCGATTTACTTAATGTTCTTCCCGCAATATTATACTTTTTGGCCAATGATGGGGATCGCCTTGTGCCTGTCGGTTATCGGCCAAATCGGTGACCTAATCGAATCCGCTTTGAAGCGATTTTACGGGGTTAAGGATTCCGGTAAAATTCTGCCAGGGCACGGCGGTATTTTAGATCGGTTTGACAGTTTACTACTGGTATTGCCAATGCTGCATTTGTTTGGCATTGTCTGA
- the rseP gene encoding RIP metalloprotease RseP: MTTIIAFIVIFCILVVVHEFGHFYFAKRSGILVREFSIGMGPKLWASHKNNTTYTLRLLPLGGYVRMAGWQDEEDEIKPGTMLSIILNDAGKVTRINASDKTTLAGGMPVQVSRVDLVKDLVIEGYPNGDEEKLERWSVDHDATIIEEDGTEVQIAPEDVQFQNAPVWRRLIVNFAGPMNNFILAILTFIIYGLMFGVQVLNTNQIGTVLPGYPAAQAGLKSNATIQAIDGEKIHSFTDLSSKVSKQAGKSVTFTVKEHGKTQNVVIKPNKDGKIGVEALIEKSPARAFTYGFTQTWDLAVRTWDVLKSMVTGGFSLNKLAGPVGIYTMTSQSAKGGLQGLLFFMGYLSLGLGISNLLPIPVLDGGKILLNLIELIRRKPLKPETEGVVTMVGLGLMVLLMLAVTINDIMRYF; the protein is encoded by the coding sequence ATGACCACAATCATTGCCTTTATTGTTATCTTCTGCATTCTTGTGGTGGTTCACGAGTTTGGCCATTTTTATTTTGCCAAGCGCAGCGGAATATTAGTACGTGAGTTTTCGATTGGCATGGGGCCTAAGCTATGGGCGTCACATAAGAATAATACGACCTATACCTTGCGCTTGTTGCCACTGGGCGGATATGTACGTATGGCTGGCTGGCAAGATGAGGAAGATGAAATCAAGCCCGGGACCATGCTGAGTATTATCCTGAATGATGCCGGTAAAGTGACGCGGATTAATGCCAGTGATAAAACGACGCTGGCAGGTGGCATGCCGGTACAAGTAAGCCGCGTAGACCTCGTTAAAGACTTGGTGATTGAAGGCTACCCTAATGGCGACGAAGAGAAACTGGAGCGTTGGTCGGTTGACCATGATGCCACGATTATTGAAGAAGATGGCACCGAAGTTCAAATTGCGCCAGAAGATGTCCAATTTCAAAATGCCCCGGTTTGGCGGCGTCTAATTGTTAACTTTGCCGGTCCGATGAATAATTTTATTCTTGCCATTTTGACCTTTATTATTTACGGTTTGATGTTTGGCGTGCAGGTCTTAAATACCAATCAAATCGGAACGGTACTGCCCGGTTATCCTGCTGCTCAAGCCGGGCTTAAGTCCAATGCCACAATTCAGGCGATTGATGGTGAAAAAATCCATTCTTTTACTGATCTTTCCAGCAAAGTCAGCAAACAGGCCGGTAAGTCGGTGACGTTTACAGTTAAAGAGCATGGCAAAACGCAAAATGTGGTCATCAAGCCTAACAAGGATGGCAAGATCGGCGTGGAAGCACTCATCGAAAAATCACCGGCACGGGCGTTTACGTATGGTTTCACCCAAACCTGGGATTTAGCTGTGCGCACTTGGGATGTCCTCAAATCCATGGTAACTGGCGGCTTTTCGCTTAATAAGCTAGCCGGGCCGGTCGGAATTTATACTATGACCAGTCAAAGTGCTAAAGGCGGATTGCAGGGATTGCTATTCTTTATGGGATACTTAAGTCTCGGCTTGGGAATCAGCAATTTGTTGCCAATCCCGGTTCTGGATGGTGGTAAAATTTTACTGAATCTCATTGAACTGATTCGGCGCAAACCCTTGAAGCCTGAAACAGAAGGTGTTGTCACCATGGTTGGCCTCGGGTTGATGGTGCTCCTGATGCTCGCCGTGACGATTAATGATATTATGCGTTACTTTTAA
- the nusA gene encoding transcription termination factor NusA: protein MSKEMIQALDALEQEKGVKKEVVIEALEAALVSAYKRNYNQAQNVDVEFDPKQGDIHVYAVKEVTDEVFDSRLEVSLKDALAINKAYEIGDQIKFEVTPKDFGRIAAQTAKQVIMQRVREAERSIVYDEYSQYEDEILQGVVERRDNRFIYVNLGKIEAVLGRQDQMPNEKYEAHDRIKVYVTKVENTSKGPQVFVSRTHPGLVKRLFEQEVPEIFDGTVEIVNIAREAGDRTKIAVRATNDAVDAVGTTVGPRGARVQAVVNELSGENMDVVQWEEDPADYIANALNPAQVIAVQFNDEDNDRSATVIVPDYQLSLAIGKKGQNARLAAKLTGYKIDIKPESEVEFVDDDELSEAEVEAAAAAAADDQDNASQAPSDSAEVDQANDEADETPVTPSTHDQPQA, encoded by the coding sequence ATGTCAAAGGAAATGATCCAAGCACTTGATGCCCTTGAGCAAGAAAAGGGGGTTAAGAAAGAGGTTGTGATTGAAGCCTTGGAAGCCGCACTGGTTTCTGCTTATAAGCGTAATTACAACCAGGCCCAAAATGTCGATGTGGAATTTGATCCTAAACAAGGCGACATTCATGTTTATGCGGTCAAAGAAGTGACGGATGAAGTTTTTGATTCGCGTCTGGAAGTCAGTCTCAAAGACGCCTTGGCGATCAATAAAGCTTATGAAATCGGCGATCAAATCAAGTTTGAAGTGACGCCCAAAGACTTCGGCCGTATTGCTGCCCAGACCGCAAAACAAGTCATTATGCAACGAGTGCGTGAAGCTGAACGCAGTATCGTTTATGACGAATACTCACAGTACGAAGATGAGATTCTTCAAGGTGTCGTTGAGCGTCGGGACAATCGGTTCATCTACGTCAACTTAGGCAAGATCGAAGCGGTATTAGGCCGTCAAGATCAGATGCCAAATGAAAAGTATGAAGCTCACGATCGCATTAAGGTTTATGTCACCAAAGTCGAAAATACCAGCAAAGGCCCGCAAGTGTTTGTGAGTCGGACCCATCCTGGTTTAGTAAAGCGCCTGTTTGAACAGGAAGTTCCGGAAATTTTCGATGGCACGGTGGAAATTGTCAACATTGCGCGTGAAGCCGGTGATCGGACGAAGATCGCGGTGCGGGCAACCAACGATGCGGTTGATGCTGTCGGTACAACAGTGGGTCCGCGAGGTGCACGGGTACAGGCAGTGGTCAATGAGCTTTCTGGCGAGAATATGGATGTGGTACAGTGGGAAGAAGATCCGGCTGATTACATCGCTAATGCCTTAAATCCGGCACAAGTGATCGCGGTTCAGTTTAATGATGAAGACAACGATCGTTCGGCGACAGTCATTGTTCCTGATTATCAACTGTCACTGGCAATTGGTAAAAAAGGCCAAAATGCGCGCCTTGCAGCGAAGTTGACCGGTTACAAGATCGACATCAAGCCGGAATCAGAAGTCGAATTCGTTGACGATGATGAATTATCCGAAGCAGAGGTTGAGGCAGCCGCAGCCGCAGCAGCAGATGACCAGGACAACGCCAGTCAAGCACCTAGCGATAGTGCTGAGGTTGATCAGGCAAATGATGAAGCCGATGAAACCCCTGTGACGCCAAGCACCCACGACCAGCCACAGGCATAA
- a CDS encoding PolC-type DNA polymerase III has translation MALSQHEMFEKLMDQLDLPADVRHDPSLADGSVQEVTIHEQSQRYDFTLAFPTILPFQIFNTVATQLPIAFKQIAATRLTIAVAQPTITDELLAQYWQYVVQNSEIGTGIVRELCEKQVPTLVNNRAVITAENEQIRQYLVNQGLGKLEETYQQVGFSGLRMQAQVDEEQAAQSVAAFEAQKAAQTAKMAQAAAEVVKRQAAKQKQEPTNGPVQMGRQLKMSDPPQQMVTITQEERSVTVEGYVFDVEVRELRSKRQLLIFKITDYSSSFIAKKFSNGADDEAMFARIKKGQWLRVRGSVQEDNYSRELTINAQDIQTVSHPDPTDDVEGEKRVELHLHTNMSQMDATNSITDFVNRAKAWGHKAIAVTDHAGLQAYPEAHTAADKAGLKMLYGVEINLVDDGTPVAYRAEEPRVLADAEYVVFDVETTGLSAVYDKVIELAAVKMKDGQVIDQFEEMIDPGFPLSELTINLTHITDDMVHGSKSEEEVFRLFQQFCDGAIMVGHNVTFDVGFLDNGYERNGLADIDNPVIDTLELSRMLHPERKNHKLDTLAKQYKVSLEHHHRANADAEATGYLLYALEKEAAKMYNMTKLNQLNDRVGAGEAYKAARPSHAIVFAKTQAGLKNLFKLVSLSNVKYFYRVPRVPRSQLQKLREGLLVGSACSSGEVFTAMMQKGEAEARAKAAFYDYLEIQPPAVYQPLLEADLIKGESHLKDILQKIVKIGDDLEKPVVVTGDVHYLDQHDAIYRKILIHSQGGANPLNRHSLPDVHFRSTREMLDDFSWLGAEKAQKLVVTNSNLIADLIDDDITPVKDKLYTPEVPGVEEKLKHDVMATAYELYGNPLPEIVAQRLDKELKSIIGNGFSVIYNIAQRLVLKSNKDGYLVGSRGSVGSSLAATMAEITEVNPLPPHYRCPKCQYSEFFTHGEVGSGFDLPDKTCPKCGTELHKDGHDIPFETFLGFHGDKVPDIDLNFSGDYQPVAHNYIKVMFGEDHSFRAGTIGTVADKTAYGYVKAYERDTGQQLRGAEIDRLAQGDTGVKRTTGQHPAGILIVPADMDIYDFTPIQYPADDQNAAWMTTHFDFHSIHDNILKMDVLGHDDPTMIRMLQDLSGVEPKSIPTDDPGVMALFSGTESLGVTPEQINSKMGTLGIPEFGTRFVRGMLEETKPTTFSELLQISGLSHGTDVWLGNAEELIKQGIVTLKEVIGCRDNIMMDLIHWGMDDSMAFNIMEHVRKGRGIPDDWQKAMRENENVPDWYIDSCLKIKYMFPKAHATAYILMALRIAWFKVHYPLVYYTAYFSVRAEDFDLAAMSHGKEAVKAAMKEITDKGMDASAKEKQLLTVLEIANECLERGFKIKMIDVTKSDSHDFLIQDDHTILAPFRAVPGLGDNVAKQIVAAREEKPFLSKEDLANRGKVSKTLIDYMTTNHVLDDLPDENQLSLFDGLF, from the coding sequence TTGGCTTTATCCCAACATGAGATGTTTGAAAAATTAATGGATCAGCTCGATTTACCAGCAGATGTGCGACATGATCCATCACTGGCAGATGGGTCGGTTCAGGAAGTCACGATTCATGAGCAGTCACAACGCTATGACTTCACCTTGGCGTTTCCGACGATTTTGCCATTTCAGATTTTTAATACCGTCGCCACGCAACTGCCAATTGCGTTCAAGCAAATTGCGGCGACGCGATTGACCATTGCGGTTGCTCAGCCGACGATTACTGACGAACTATTGGCGCAATATTGGCAATATGTGGTGCAAAATTCAGAAATCGGTACTGGGATCGTTCGTGAACTGTGCGAAAAACAGGTACCGACGCTGGTGAATAATCGCGCGGTGATAACAGCGGAAAATGAACAAATTCGGCAATACCTGGTTAATCAAGGATTAGGCAAACTTGAAGAAACCTATCAGCAAGTTGGCTTTTCCGGATTACGGATGCAGGCCCAAGTAGACGAAGAGCAAGCGGCGCAGTCTGTGGCGGCATTTGAAGCGCAAAAAGCAGCGCAAACGGCGAAGATGGCCCAAGCAGCTGCTGAAGTGGTGAAGCGGCAAGCGGCTAAGCAAAAGCAAGAGCCTACGAATGGCCCGGTTCAAATGGGTCGGCAGTTGAAAATGAGTGATCCGCCGCAGCAAATGGTCACGATTACCCAAGAAGAACGTTCAGTGACCGTTGAAGGCTATGTGTTTGATGTCGAAGTACGGGAATTACGCTCGAAACGGCAATTACTGATTTTCAAAATAACCGATTACAGCTCCAGTTTTATTGCCAAGAAATTCAGCAATGGTGCTGACGATGAGGCGATGTTTGCCCGCATTAAAAAAGGCCAGTGGTTGCGTGTACGCGGCAGTGTGCAAGAGGACAACTATTCGCGCGAACTCACGATCAATGCACAAGATATTCAAACCGTTTCCCATCCTGATCCAACCGATGACGTTGAAGGCGAAAAACGGGTTGAGCTGCATCTGCATACAAACATGAGCCAGATGGATGCGACCAACTCAATTACCGATTTCGTGAACCGCGCTAAAGCTTGGGGACACAAGGCGATCGCTGTAACCGATCATGCTGGGCTGCAAGCTTATCCAGAAGCCCATACTGCTGCTGATAAAGCTGGTTTAAAAATGCTATACGGTGTCGAAATCAATTTAGTCGATGATGGGACCCCAGTCGCTTATCGAGCTGAAGAGCCGCGCGTGTTGGCAGACGCGGAATATGTTGTTTTTGACGTGGAAACAACCGGTCTTTCAGCAGTCTACGATAAGGTCATCGAGTTAGCTGCCGTTAAAATGAAAGACGGTCAGGTGATTGATCAGTTTGAAGAAATGATCGATCCCGGTTTTCCGCTGTCAGAATTAACCATTAACCTCACGCATATCACCGACGACATGGTTCACGGTTCCAAGTCTGAAGAAGAAGTGTTTCGGCTTTTCCAGCAGTTCTGTGACGGTGCGATCATGGTCGGACATAATGTCACGTTTGATGTGGGCTTCTTGGATAATGGTTATGAGCGGAACGGGCTGGCTGATATTGATAATCCGGTCATTGATACGCTTGAGTTATCGCGCATGCTCCATCCCGAACGCAAAAATCACAAACTGGATACCTTGGCTAAGCAATACAAAGTTAGCCTGGAACACCATCACCGCGCCAACGCGGATGCTGAGGCGACCGGTTATTTGCTATACGCCTTGGAAAAAGAAGCTGCTAAGATGTACAACATGACCAAACTCAACCAATTAAATGATCGCGTGGGTGCCGGTGAGGCTTATAAGGCTGCCCGCCCGAGTCATGCGATTGTATTTGCCAAAACGCAAGCCGGCTTGAAGAATCTTTTCAAGCTGGTGTCCTTGTCAAATGTCAAATACTTCTATCGGGTGCCGCGAGTACCACGCAGTCAGTTGCAGAAATTGCGAGAAGGTTTGCTCGTCGGTTCGGCTTGCTCAAGCGGCGAAGTTTTCACCGCTATGATGCAAAAGGGTGAGGCTGAAGCGCGCGCCAAGGCAGCATTTTATGATTATCTCGAAATTCAACCGCCAGCCGTTTACCAGCCATTACTAGAAGCCGATCTTATTAAAGGCGAGTCGCATTTAAAAGATATTTTGCAAAAAATTGTCAAAATCGGTGATGATCTAGAGAAACCGGTTGTCGTTACCGGTGATGTTCATTATCTGGATCAACACGATGCGATTTATCGAAAGATTCTCATTCACAGTCAAGGTGGGGCCAATCCGCTTAATCGTCATAGTCTGCCTGATGTTCATTTTCGCTCAACCCGGGAAATGCTGGATGATTTTAGCTGGTTAGGCGCAGAAAAGGCGCAGAAACTGGTCGTCACCAACTCGAATTTAATTGCCGACTTGATTGATGATGATATCACACCGGTTAAAGATAAGCTTTACACGCCGGAAGTGCCCGGGGTGGAAGAAAAGCTCAAACATGATGTGATGGCGACGGCCTATGAGCTTTACGGCAATCCGTTGCCAGAAATCGTCGCACAACGCTTGGATAAAGAACTTAAAAGTATTATCGGGAATGGATTCTCAGTCATTTATAACATTGCGCAACGGCTGGTATTAAAGTCGAACAAAGACGGGTACTTGGTTGGTTCCCGAGGGTCGGTTGGTTCGAGTTTAGCTGCGACGATGGCCGAGATTACCGAGGTGAACCCATTGCCGCCACATTATCGGTGTCCGAAATGCCAGTACAGTGAATTCTTTACGCATGGCGAAGTCGGATCGGGCTTTGATCTTCCGGATAAGACCTGCCCGAAATGTGGAACCGAGCTGCATAAAGACGGCCATGACATTCCATTTGAGACGTTCTTAGGCTTCCACGGCGATAAGGTGCCGGATATTGACTTGAACTTTTCCGGTGACTATCAGCCTGTGGCGCATAACTATATCAAAGTGATGTTCGGCGAAGATCATAGTTTCCGTGCCGGGACAATTGGAACGGTGGCCGATAAAACCGCTTATGGTTATGTGAAAGCTTACGAGCGCGACACCGGTCAACAGTTGCGCGGTGCTGAAATTGATCGACTGGCACAAGGCGATACTGGCGTTAAACGTACCACTGGTCAGCATCCGGCGGGGATCTTGATTGTCCCGGCAGATATGGATATTTATGATTTCACACCGATTCAATACCCGGCGGATGATCAAAATGCTGCTTGGATGACCACCCACTTTGATTTCCATTCAATTCACGACAATATTTTGAAAATGGATGTACTGGGCCATGATGACCCAACGATGATTCGTATGTTGCAGGACTTGTCAGGGGTTGAGCCGAAATCAATTCCAACTGACGATCCCGGAGTCATGGCGCTTTTTTCCGGAACCGAGAGTTTAGGTGTGACGCCTGAACAAATCAATTCCAAAATGGGCACGCTTGGCATTCCCGAATTTGGGACCCGTTTTGTCCGCGGCATGCTTGAAGAAACCAAGCCAACGACCTTCAGCGAATTATTACAGATTTCCGGATTGTCTCACGGGACGGATGTGTGGTTAGGCAATGCGGAAGAGTTAATCAAGCAAGGCATTGTCACCTTGAAGGAAGTCATCGGTTGTCGTGATAACATCATGATGGACTTGATTCACTGGGGGATGGACGATTCCATGGCGTTTAATATCATGGAACACGTTCGTAAAGGCCGGGGTATCCCGGATGACTGGCAAAAAGCGATGCGCGAAAATGAAAATGTGCCGGATTGGTATATTGATTCCTGCCTGAAGATTAAATACATGTTCCCTAAAGCCCATGCGACGGCGTATATTCTGATGGCATTGCGGATCGCCTGGTTCAAGGTCCATTATCCGCTGGTGTATTACACTGCTTACTTTTCCGTGCGGGCCGAAGATTTTGATTTAGCTGCCATGAGTCACGGCAAAGAAGCCGTTAAAGCCGCAATGAAGGAGATTACGGACAAGGGCATGGATGCTTCCGCTAAAGAAAAGCAATTGTTAACCGTTTTGGAAATTGCTAACGAATGCCTGGAACGTGGCTTTAAGATCAAAATGATTGATGTCACCAAGTCAGATTCCCATGATTTCCTGATTCAGGATGATCACACCATTCTAGCGCCATTCCGTGCGGTTCCTGGTTTGGGCGATAACGTTGCCAAGCAGATTGTCGCTGCCCGTGAAGAAAAACCATTCTTATCAAAAGAAGACCTGGCTAATCGCGGAAAGGTTTCTAAAACTTTGATTGATTACATGACGACCAACCATGTTTTAGATGATCTTCCAGATGAAAACCAATTATCACTTTTTGATGGCTTATTTTAA
- a CDS encoding isoprenyl transferase — protein MAIAKGSKVKLDPARIPAHIAIIMDGNGRWAKRRLLPRVAGHKQGMQNVKTITKAASRLGVKVLTLYAFSTENWKRPGSEVNYLMRLPVDFFNDFMPDLIKENVKVEVMGELTDLPEPTRKASEKAMADTANNTGMILNFALNYGGRDELVHAARKLASAVRDGQLDPEDIDDQRFSDALMTGFLGDLADPDLLIRTSGELRISNFLLWQIAYSELVFVDDYWPDFSPAALEAAIATYQARDRRFGGLKK, from the coding sequence TTGGCCATAGCCAAGGGTTCGAAAGTGAAACTTGATCCGGCACGGATTCCCGCGCATATTGCGATTATCATGGACGGTAACGGTCGGTGGGCAAAGCGGCGGTTGTTGCCGCGGGTTGCCGGACACAAACAAGGCATGCAAAATGTTAAAACGATTACCAAGGCAGCAAGTCGTCTCGGGGTTAAAGTTTTGACTTTGTATGCTTTTTCAACTGAAAATTGGAAGCGCCCCGGTTCTGAGGTGAATTACCTCATGCGCTTACCGGTTGACTTTTTTAACGATTTTATGCCTGATTTAATCAAAGAAAATGTTAAAGTTGAAGTTATGGGTGAGTTAACCGACTTACCTGAGCCGACACGCAAGGCGAGTGAAAAAGCTATGGCGGATACGGCCAACAACACCGGCATGATTCTTAACTTTGCGCTGAATTATGGTGGTCGTGACGAACTGGTTCACGCTGCCCGAAAACTGGCAAGCGCGGTGCGTGATGGTCAATTAGATCCTGAAGATATTGATGATCAGCGCTTTTCTGATGCACTGATGACGGGGTTCCTTGGTGATTTAGCCGATCCGGATTTATTGATTCGTACAAGTGGTGAGTTACGGATTTCCAACTTTTTGCTCTGGCAGATCGCTTATAGTGAGCTGGTGTTTGTCGATGATTATTGGCCGGATTTCTCGCCTGCTGCATTGGAGGCGGCGATCGCAACCTATCAGGCTAGAGACCGGCGTTTTGGCGGTTTAAAAAAATAA